A segment of the Lolium perenne isolate Kyuss_39 chromosome 3, Kyuss_2.0, whole genome shotgun sequence genome:
TATGTAGTTATCTCAATTGCCTTATGCTTTTCCGTCCTGTGAAATTTCTCACTTACATAAAGGCTGGAACTTATTTTCAACCTGATGATAATAAATTATCATATTTATCATTCTGAGGATTATCCTTTTTTGCTAGTTGATCTGGGGAGTGAAAGATATGCTGGGCTATCGACAATCCAAGGAGCACAATTTGGGAATTCTTTTGGTAAGCAATACTTCCTTAATGTTTCACAGTAATGAGAGTTTTTACATTTTTATGCTTTGGTATTTATCTTATGTAAAGTTGCACATAATAGTCATTGGCTCCTGGTGTGCACCAGGATATATTCCAGTGTGTACACATGTGAAATGCTTaagttattttctattttctactTTCGGATAAAGGTACATCACCTTTGATTTGAGGGAGAAACATACAGTATCTTTATTATGAATTTATGATGGAGAAATGAAACATGGTTTCAGCCATTCATACAAGCTTTGTGTTTTCTCCATGCCAGATCAAGTTTTTTGACTTCTATGGGCGCAAGTTAAACAATTGGGATGTTGGAATATCCTGCAACTCTGCAAGAACCTTTTTCTTGAAGAGTGATAATGAGTAAGGCAACTAGTTTTAATTGCATTACACCCACCTCAGTAACATCTACTATGATTCACTCGTGATGTTCATGTTCACTGATCCTATTTCTAATTTGTTTGATAAGCTTTGTGAATCTTGACCGCCCACATCTTATAGCCATTCAAGATCCCATGGTAAGATTGTTGTCCTTGTTCATTTTGGTTGAACTTGATAATCTTCAGTGGGTAGTGTATTTACCTATCTAAATTACTTTCATGGCCTAGGTACCAGATAATGATATCGGGAAGAATTCCTTCAACTACTTCAAGGTAACTTTCGAAGTTCCTTTTTTATCTGTGCACCTTTTTGTGTAGGACATGCCATGGATGTGATACTTGAATAATTCGATGCTATAACTCATTTGTTCTTTCATAATGCTGTATATTCTTACAGTACAGATGCTAGCAATTGATGGAAATAATCTTATGATGGCTGTGCAGATTATTTTAGTAGTTCTCTCTGGCGATTTGATTGGGTTTGATCCTTCCTTGCTTTCTTGGTGTTATTCTAGTCAAGTTTAGCGATGACTATCTGATGTCATCAGTCTTCAGCGATGAAATGACCCAGAATGATTATTCAATCTCTGTAACTTGGGACCATCAATCTGCACTTATCTTACATTGGAATGAGGATTGTATGTGTTTAAATTTGAGGATTGACATCTTTAATGTTCGAATGAACATGCTAGTTAGTTGTCTCTGGTTTGGGGAAGCTTTCTTAATCAAGTACCATAAGGGCACATGAATAAATACTTAACAGCCACAACCTGTCTTGATAACAGTTTGGTACTTCTGCCTCTTTTTTTGCCAAATGCTCCAGTTTGTTCACTTGTCTGACTTTGATCTTTGAAGTTCATTTACATTTTAGCTATGCTGCAACTTCTACTGGGTCTTTGACATATACAAAATACTCTACATGGACAACATTTGATGAAGAAACTTAATTCACGGTGCAGGTGAAATCAGCATTTTCAAAGGCTTACTCAGTGCTGACTGATGCCAAGTTGATTACGAGCTTGGGACCAAACAGGAGCATTCTGGGTGCCATTGTCAGACCGGATTCAGTGCTGCTTGACCGTAAAGGCTGGAACACTGATGGTGCATTAGCTGACATGCTAGCAGAACCCTGGGAACCATTGGCCCAACGGTTTGACAGCGAGAATGATGCAATGTACAATTGGCATGCATTAGATGATGATGAACCACTGCCCAGAAATACTCAACCTGCTTCTGAGGACACTAGTTCATCACCATTGAAGAAACGGAAGTCCTCCAAGTCAAATAAGAAATCTAGAAAGAAGGCAAAGGCTGATGATGTCTCAAGCAGTGATGATGCAGAAGATGGGTCCAGAAATCGAAGAGAGCGCAGTCGTGGCAAAGAGTCGAGACAAAGTGAGAAAACACATCGCAGTGCAGGAAGCAGTAGACGAAGAAAAGGGCCACGAGAGTATGACAGATTTACAAATACACTCCCACAGCACACACACATAAGTAGGTGGTGAGTTGTGTGATGGCACTGATGACATCTGCGATATGTTTTCGGGAGCAACAAAATTTGACTGCTGGAAGAGCTGTATGTGATCAAATGGTGGCAGGCTGGCAAACATTTAAGTTAGTAGCAGCAGTCAGATGCCCCAATGtatcatttgttttatttgtctatCTAGTCCTGTTTGTAGTGCTGATCAAACATAAAAATCAGTTATATTCTTGAATCACTAGTGGGCTCGCAAAATTGTTTCAGGGATTTGGATGCTGTGGTAAAGGCTTCAAACATTTGTATTACATCTATGCTGAAATGTAGTGTCAGATGCATATAAAATCGTGTGCCAACTGCCATAGCGAATTGATCATTGCCCAGCCATGGTTGGAGTCTCATTCGAAGGGGCTATGGTTTTATTTTAAGAGAATAAGATCAACAAACTTCTGAAGTTACACATATGGACAGCTTGGAGGATCACGCAATACGTGCAACTCATAATTTTCTTATGAACGAACCTATAGTTTTTGTACATCAGCTATATACATACAACTATGTTTCTCCAACGACTACAGAAGCTGGAAGCCTGGAACATCTTACAACTCTGTTTCTCCAAGGACTAGAGAAGCTGGAATAATCTTACCAGCAAGAAGTGGTTTGTTTAGCACTTCTGTACAGCTCTGCCACCTGTTTTCTCTCGTGAGCTGCTGCTTGTTCTAAAGAGTAAATAAAAACTGCTTAGGCAAGGCAGGCTAGGAGAACAATGAACTATTGACAACTTCGTTTCCAGATGATTAGATTTCTACATCCCAGCTGCATTCTTCTCCAATGCATACAGAAAACCAGATAGATATATAACATTCCCCCCGTTCCCTTATATAAGACATTTTGTCAAGTTAGTTTAGCTTGCCAATACATCTTATATCAGGGAACAGAGGAAATAGGACAGATTCATAACAACTATTTAAAAGCTGATAAGATGATGTGAACTCGTCATATTTTCATATCGCAAAGGCACAAATTCTTCGTCAACTGTCGGTTACAAGCAAGATATGTCCATTAAAAGTGAGGACATATGCCAGCATCATCACTAGACTAATCTACCATTCTTATTTCAGATTGACCCTTCAGCAAAAAAAAAGTAGAAGGATCTGTACCAATCTGCTGGCTAATTAAAAAGGAAGCCAGATGAAATACCCGTGTGAGAGCTGATAGCTTCCAGTTATAGTCATGGAAATAAGTTGTGGGAGCAATGCAGTACCCGTTGTAACTGGCCATTCTGCACTATGCGGACCAGTCTCGTGGGGATGTAACATTACTACCAGCATTGAGCTTATTAACCATGGTGGCATTGGAGTCTACAGGCTGGAGGGCTGCAGTCACCGCTGGGTGAGTCAAATTCCCTACTACATCCTGCGGATACCCTACTACAGTAGCCGTTTCAAACATACTTCCATACGGATTCTTATGCATAACTTGGGAGCCCAAGTGGTGAAACGCCATTGGAGCAGTTGCCGGATGCTGAGGCAGAACAGCAACAACAGTTGCAGGGCACTCGGAAGGATTCTCATATGCGGCGCTGTAGGCTCGGCCACCGCCTTGAACAGCATACGAAGCAACACTGCAGTGACTGGGCTTGCTTGGTTGAGGTGGGTACGAGCCCTGGCTGTGTGGCTGCAGTTGCTGTGGCTGTTGATGCTGGACATTGTGCTCTGCCGCCTGCCTGTGTGGCTGCACTTGCTGCGCCTGTTGATGCTGGATACTGCGCTCTGCTGTCGGAAGCAAAACCGTGTTGCCTTGGCCGTAAAACGAAGGCGCGACTTCATGGTGCTTCTGCTGAGGTGAGGAGTACGGAGACTGCACGACCAAGCTTCTCGGAAGTGCCTCGGCGGTAGCATTGGCAGGCTTCTGAGAACAGTACGGAGGATACATGAGCGTGACCTGAGGAGCACTTTGAGCATGAGGAGAAGATGTTTTCTGTTGAACAATCTGCTGTGTAACTTGCTGAACACTgtactgctgctgctgctgctgttgcgaGACAGACCGCCATGTCTGCGACTCGTGATGTTGCACAGGCATCTGCAGCATATGATGCTGCTGGAGCGGAGCACACATCTCCGTCGTCTGGCTCGACTGCTGAGGCAGATCGACCGCAACCCTGGGTTCAGGGTTCTGGAGATGCGGCTGCATGACCTGAACAAACGACTCGGACGACTTGTTCTCCGCGGACTTGACATGGCTCTGGCTCTGCATGTAGTACACGGCAGCCTGGCCGGGATGCTGCTGGTCGTGCAAAGAGACCGGCACTAGCTGCTGCAGGATGTAGCCGCTGCCGCCTTGGGTCATCGGCATAGCGGGAGACTGCGTGGCGTTGACCTGGTGCATTGGCAGGAAGGAAACCTCAGGGTTGGGGAATTGTGTGGCATGATGATCGCTGGCGGTTTCCCTTGCCGCTGCGAGCATCGACAGGGGAGGAGCGGCTTCGTTGGCCCTGGCAGGGAACTCGTGCGCTATCTGAAGCTTGGCCAGCTGCTGCTGCGCCATGTCGGCGGCGGCCGGCTCGTGCTTGTCCTGAAGCACCTGCACTGCTTTCTGAACCTGTTGAGCAACAAAAAAAAGTTGTTCAGTTTAAGACGGGTTGTTCTTAGGGTGATGTGAATGTCATGAGAACAGTAATAAGTCAGACTCCCCCGTACGTGGTTAGAAACAGCAGGTCGTGAAAACGTTCCGCTGTAAGCATCATATAGAAGACAAATGTGAATGGTAAAATGCTGTTAGAGTTTGTGAGGGCTGGCTACAGGCTGAATGTGAGTAGCGGGTGAACCAATTTGGTAGTACTCGAGAGGGAGAGCAAGGAATATAATGGGTGCTCGTGCACACGGATCTAGTAATTCTGCAGAAATCCTCGTGAAAGCGCACCTGTCTGATGTTCTTGTCGATGCATCTGAAGTTGACGGTGGCGTCGCTGTGGTAGTCCATGACGTCGCTGCGCAGCTCCCCGATGGAGCGCTCGAGCTTGTAGCAGTATAGCTCGAGCTGCGAGAGCCTGCCGCCGATGCCCTCGAGCGAGTGCAGCAGCCCCTCGGCCTGCTTCCGCATGCACTCCTCCACGGCCGCCATGACCGCCTCCCTCGGGTAGCACGGCTCCTGCGGCTGCGGCTGGCCGTACACGTTGACGAACGTCCGCACCAGCCGCTTGTCCTGCAAATCCTGCTCACCCGCGGGCGGGCGCAATCAGGACCGGCGAGATCGAGGAGCGGCGCGTGGTGGGCGGAGGGAGATCGAGTGATGCGGGCGTACCTCTGCGCGGCGGCGGGTCTGGTCGAAGGCGCAGCGCGCGTCGGGCGGGAGGCCGAAGGCGCCCGAGACGGATGCGGCGGCGGGGCGCGCGGGGGACGCCATGGGCGGGAgggtggctagggtttagggttggtGCGTTGGGAGGGAGGGAGATTGGGGCGGGGCGGGGCGGGATGGGAGGAATCCGAAGCGGAGGAAGGGGCGAGGAAAGGAAGGAGGGCGAGTGAGAAGTAGTCGTAGAAGCAAAGCAGGGTAGAGGGAAAAGCAGAGCGAAACAGAGTAAAAAATCGTGGAGGCAGAGAGGGGCAGCCAATGGGATCGTGAGATGAGATCGAGGCAATAAAAACTGGATGGATTGGGACGAGACGAGCGGGGTTGGGGGCAAGTGGGGAGCGTGGGTGGACTTGGGGGAGAGCGAGATGCGAGGCCGATCTGAGTTGCACCGAGTGAGTGAGTTCGTTCCTTCGATGTGGCTGTCTCTTCCTGACACACAGGGGAAAGGGGAGATCGGCCATGGGGATGGATGGATACCTTGCTTGCCTAGCTGGACCATCGTTTTCGGATGAGATGACGGTGGTTGGGTCGGGCGCGGCGTCGCCGTCCAGCCTCCCAGCCCGCCTCGTGAGGCATGTGCGTGATTAACAAATGAGCTGCATAGCATTCGTTTTGTCATACATTGATACACAATGCATTGATACACACGGTTGAGAGAGGTGTGGCTGGTATAGACCAGTAGCATTTCAGAGCTGCTGTTGTCACGGAGATTTTCAGATCTTCAGTTTGGGAATAAACTGGATACCCCAGACTGTAGGTTGGAAGAATGGGGCTCGGGATATTAAAAGGGCTGCTTCAATGTGACTAATTTTCAGGCAAGAATTAATTTACTTCTCAGTTCAAGTGATGTCATTACATTTTAGCTACAATCAATATTGCAACTCATAACTAGCACGAATCACGAAATAactctaagggctcctttgatttaaaggataggaaaaacataggaataggaaaggtatgagattggaatggcatgtctacttgaaacctataggaagatgaagtttgtttgattgtagcaaaggaatttttccatgaggtatgagctaatgctttttttctatagtaattacactacaagattcctataggaatttttcctataagaTATGTTCCtacgaatcaaacaacatgtataggaatttttcccataggaatcaaatcctacacaattcctatgcaaatcctttgaatcaaaggagccctaaaactTGTCATGATGAAAAGTAACATTAGGTAACTAGTAACATGCATACTCCCTCCTTATCAGGGCATAAGGCGtaattttttttctgttttttggtCAAGGATTAAGGCGCCAGGTCTCTCCCTCCCGATGGTTTCCCGAATTACCCCTCCGATCCCAGGCCGCACGCGCCCGTCTTCCTCCTCGAGCCAGGTCGCCTTTCTCTTCGACTCCTGCGCTGAATTACTGCCGCCGCCTCGCAGACTCCCTATAGATCATGGTGGCCGTGGcagggatcctcccccccttcactCGCCCACTTCCTCTTGCCCTTTCTCCCATTCTTTTCTTCTTGCGGACATCTCCCCATGCTGATGGAGGCTGTGGCAGTTCGGTTCCAAAGGGCGGCGGCGCTCATGGTGGTGGGGGCGGCGTTGGTGGCGCTAGCCGCCGTGTTCCTGGTCTCCCCTTCCGTCCGAGCGATGGAGGAAGGTTGTGGTTCCAGTGTTCCTTCCATGGGCAGCGACCTGGCCATGACCGGCAATGGCGGAACCCTACCGAGGGTGTAGGGCATCCCAACCCTAGACGTGGAACAATTCATCTTGCAAGACAATGCATTCAGGGAGGAACACACAATGAACATGGAGGTATGTGCTAGCGTCAATTTGCATATGCCAGCCTCTGGTCATCTGTAATATcctaggtttagaggcaataaaatgagagaacaccaaagtgtgcattgcattcatgcatagaaaatccggggaattttcgcgctttcaaataaaacttaccacagtaactgaagtttcacttgacttgctggaattgaagaagatcatcaagtcaagcgctataaacttcactgtgatctttgctaaaaccttgttttgggtagagatggtttgatctatgggctagatcaaatagaagtagatttacaacaaacaacactttaagtaaggatcaactacaagatcttataaaggatctcaacatgataATTCTaataacaacacatgaataattatgcaactataaatcaaagaacacaattaattaagaaactattctatacttatcttatccatgtcttctactaaataaatgttcctaccatgagtcacatggtatatcttttcaactacaatacttgaaccaagtcaagaacactcatattcattcttcattaaacCCTGACCATTCCAACATTGTTTCTCAACTCATTCCTATTAAACCTCAAAGAAAGGAGAGGATCCTTTAATTATGTTTATACCATTCATTGAGTAGAGACACATGTTAATATTCAAACCATGTTTAAGTGAGGTAAACCATTAATACTAATCAATGCTATAAGAAGTACAAGTCAAGtactaaaccctacttgacctagctaacaCTTGATATTAAGTAAGAACCTCTTTTACTAGTGATCCAAGAGAGagacaagtgttgtgatcattacaacttggtaatgatcataaaccctagagggaTCCTACTTATTCAAAAGAgttcaacctaaagaggtatactcaagtatatggacttatacttgatcttggagagagaaccatgattcactaatgaattgttatgaggccaatatcttgatcattacaaattgggtgatgatcataaaccctaagaatctaagtgagtgtttggacagaagtattaaagaagagagattagtgaggaataagtggatcatgtctaatgcatgatcttaccttataaattgagatgtTAAGTTAAACTTATACATGTGAttcatagatctcattcttctcatgaaatGATAAGTAAATCATtagtagttaatccagaccaatactcatgccttgtatagagtagtgATGACATTGTATTTAAaccttgcctatccaaacacttgagacaaacaTAGCATTGCCTTGAAacaataattctacctaagtgaggagggtAACCCTAGCCAATTTAGCATAACCCTAGCTTATGCCCATATCCAAATAATAATTGTGTATCACATGGGTAATCACAACTAAAAACCTAAACTACCTTTGCATTTCAATACAAGTATAATTTAGATTACAAATAGAACCCTGccgtacctcatgcctatttaataattaaattagtgaagtattcccaaaaccataaaccttgtcatatggaaccaatctacataaaatagtatgtcctaacttgtgtattatAGATCACAGGTGtcaaccaagccatatatacctaagcTTAAATGTTATATAAGTGAGTAGAATGAAACCATTGCCCTATTCTACTTTgttatccaaatactttgcctaaGTGAACCAAATGAATAGTATTTATAAAGTAACACCACCTCAGCAAGAGAGTTAATCATGGTGAGTTTAGGATTCATTTTAAATAGTTCTCCACATGAAATCATGATCCAATCCATCCTTATTACCATCTACTTTAAACACTAGCCATAATAAAAATTATATGagaacaatccatattgttaagcacatcagttaaacctaataatattttCACTATGCACATATTCTAAGTTTCAAACCATTCAAATAGACCTGGTTTCTAAATCAAAAAGGAAATTGAATTAACTAACTAAACCATCTCCATTTTACTTAAGCCTCACAAGATATCAATTAAACCCTAACCAAACTATTTGTTTTAAATAATAAAACCATGCATTAAGCATGATTATCAAATTATCTTGATACTCAAgtattttagaacctgcaaaacaaaacagaattcaaatttgaattcaaatatcaaaacagaaaataaaaacagaaaataaaaagttTGAAAAGAGAAAAAGAGGGAAAGTTTACCTTACCTGGCCATGCAGCCCGTGGCCAGCCCAACAGCTGAGCCCAACAAACCAACCCACCAGCACCAAACCCGGCCCACCGTACCCCTTCGTGAGATAAGATCGAAGAAGACGATCTTCGTCTTCCTCTCACACGCGCTCGACAGCACGATATGccgtggccaccttctcctcgctGCTGTCGATCTCTCCTTGAACGGCCGCGTGACGAGGCGCATCGCTgcagcctataaataccccgggaTGAACCCTAGTCCTCAATTTCTTCTTTTCCCCTCCAATTTCTTCTCaggccgaaaccctagctcgccggccatCTCCTCTCGCCGGTGATTGGAGCACTCCTGAGCCATGTCATGGTCACCATCGTCTTCCCCGACCTCGACTTGTTTAGCCTACGCAAGGAATCGAGCCGCAGAGCCCTGGAGCATCCTCACCGAGCCATCTTCtccgacgccggccaccgtccaCGCCGTCGATTCGGACCACCGCAAGCCTCACCGTCAAGCCCtcggtgctcctggtgagctactCGTTCCGTTGGTGCCCTCGGCCCACTCAATTACGTCCCAGATCATCGTCGCACCATGAGCCCGTgagcgccgccgcctcgcctcgccgtcgatcatgctccggcgaccattaggtAGCGGCGATAGCACCAATAGCTTCCTCATCGCATCCTGAGTAGAACGGTAGTCTCAAATCGACCGGGGGAAGCCCAGGTCGCCGGCGCCGTCGTCGACTGCCCGCCGGCAGTGCTGCTCCCGCGCCTCTTTCCAATTTTGACTTGGTCCGCCTTGCGTGGCTGCCACGCTGGACTTGACCCCACGGGTCAGTCTCTGTAGCTAGGGTGCGAACCGGTAGCTTTAGTGTTTTCTGTTTTAATTTAATTCCAGTAAATTGCTGAGACTTTGCAAAATTCTAGAAAATTCatatcaactcagaaaattatgaataatatatcaaaatgctcacaaaaataaactctattcaaataaaatataaaataaaaatgtgtgtcaaaaaaaaaattcacttatttttaaccttattaattatgccatttcaattatttaaaatacaatttgaattcaataattagtgaagttataaaaattaaattttaactattcagtaactaagtaaaatgttaagattaattttatttaccataattgcattaacttaattattagtggtaattcataaaccctaatttgcaaattactattttctattttctttaaatagtaataactcaagaaaatattaaaagccaatattattttggtaattcaaaacttatttacttaaacatctttagttaacaagttaattattttaaaacctaataacaattattaaaccctgattattaattaaaccaaaataggagttactctaattattaaatcttgtgaagattaataaaatgtcaaaccatcactaattttgattcaaagtaattagtaatcacaactctattaccaattatcattttaggagatgtaccataatttagaaaccctagtttcaatttgagtaagaccttgatcccattatttcatgtgatcattccaccttagaaccaactctaaaaccctagatatgtgtcacatatgatcatgtgagatttacttgacatatagaaccctaataagcaacaattgaatgcattCTTATGATCCACCAGCATAAAACCaaatcacatgagattatcatttcatgtccctattctcaattaaaacctatatgatccactagtgccacctaggTATAAATCCTAACTtattaattgaattagtaccattgatcactattcctatataccataccattaagatcaacctcaatcatcaaaccctagtagcaccataatgataaaccctaataccaatcttgtgtagcatttcacatcacatgctcctattccactacaccctacttaggaaatgataagccacttagcttagaaactattagaGATTATTTGGAAAAGCAAATAtgaagtcatagtaaaccctaactcatagcaacaccttgataaccatcctttgatatgatgcttaggagaaaccatagtaataaacctactaATACTTGCTACATGTAGATCACTTCTACTTAAGCACCAACTAGCCCtattagtaaaccctaatagcacttagctcctatttaaagtagttcttattcttatttaacctgttcttcaaaagttattcttttgaagtacaaatgtcaatcaaaccttagaagccctaatctttctttgaaatactcattaattcttaattaacatgttcttcaaaagttattcttttgaagtatagtataagtaatcatcaaccatgttccgtagaacttaaaattgacaactgttccttacatattattccaccactattctttgtgtgtatgattgttatgatgtcttatatcacttgattatgatgctaatataaccaaaccctaataagaaccttgtttgagaaccattctaaaagtacaaccaaccctaaagaaatctttacaacacatacatcctaaatcatcgaggttaggttacgcgcgggacgattgcatctcatactatgcattatagcatcttgccagttctttaaacattgtccttaccggacgatgatggtattttagcatttggagttatcacgtatcgaagcttttgcctgcataatcttgcagtcaagaaaggcaagttcatcgcttgctcatgtcatttgcttatttgtatcaaactatatgcaaagtactatacttatcactcatgcattgaaaagcaaagtattattttacaattatgaatatgactatgtggtgggcaatggaaccatggtatgtgttgatatggtggaggttccattgcatgggttatatcaccctgggattaattaccaatgccgtccattgattctagcgccgtacaaatcgcgttaaccatgagatctataatggctctggggaagccagccgtatcttttcccttctgcatgccaacggattggtagagccggcggggtgttggaggcactaccgtaggttgggatggccttttaaatccccatccattagtgatgatggctttacgatctatgatggattgtccaaagtacaccgtgagtaaagccgtattatcgggagaagtctactgggggtgtgcgggtggacaaaagggtgggtttgcagtcgcggagaaggcggtgtgggcttggatctttatacctggcctcacacctaaggaagtgtgaacgggggcaagtccctgcggatggcaaaaagggtgagatctcttgtgggaaaagtaacgcacctctgcagagtgtatcaaattgtggctgtcactccttgttccgggaagggagctATGACagcggcagaaaggaactccacgaagttctggtcaacctgtgaagactgacgggcatagttttcagaataaaataaaccttttgaagaaatgtttatgaaaacttgcattggcctatgactttctggtctatggctgtagctagtgcatgatacacctatttcctaatatgaacttgctgagtacgctcgtactcattctatcccatttgaacccccttcttagatcaaggcaacgaaggagaaactaccgtggaactcgaagacaaaggagtcaactgcaacaagatgaagaatccaatcaaagaagtcaatggagtcaactcctgcatcagctataatggaaacctagactagtaatagaagggaaccttccctaatcctagcacctaagtagctagatttctatagcaagccaattagctcttaaacttgagttagcaataagatagactacgagtcgttcttctggagctttatatgaagttttacctcactgtaaagtaggaggttgtgttgatcttatgtaaacagttcgtgtgtacttctatagacataccttggactcgcatatgtttctgttgtaccactctgagagatgtaatatgagtggaacggtgtttcacttgtgttatgtcaacgacttgtgtactacaccatgcagtggtacgctgggtcatcacagctggtatcagagcaaatgctttgaccctaggattaaaaccctttaaaggagacctataggttttggtagtgtctataggaagatgtcttagttaaaccaactattcttttgacttgagatgggtattcacttgagaataatcctgacacacttgagtcaa
Coding sequences within it:
- the LOC127343293 gene encoding uncharacterized protein, producing the protein MASPARPAAASVSGAFGLPPDARCAFDQTRRRAEDLQDKRLVRTFVNVYGQPQPQEPCYPREAVMAAVEECMRKQAEGLLHSLEGIGGRLSQLELYCYKLERSIGELRSDVMDYHSDATVNFRCIDKNIRQVQKAVQVLQDKHEPAAADMAQQQLAKLQIAHEFPARANEAAPPLSMLAAARETASDHHATQFPNPEVSFLPMHQVNATQSPAMPMTQGGSGYILQQLVPVSLHDQQHPGQAAVYYMQSQSHVKSAENKSSESFVQVMQPHLQNPEPRVAVDLPQQSSQTTEMCAPLQQHHMLQMPVQHHESQTWRSVSQQQQQQQYSVQQVTQQIVQQKTSSPHAQSAPQVTLMYPPYCSQKPANATAEALPRSLVVQSPYSSPQQKHHEVAPSFYGQGNTVLLPTAERSIQHQQAQQVQPHRQAAEHNVQHQQPQQLQPHSQGSYPPQPSKPSHCSVASYAVQGGGRAYSAAYENPSECPATVVAVLPQHPATAPMAFHHLGSQVMHKNPYGSMFETATVVGYPQDVVGNLTHPAVTAALQPVDSNATMVNKLNAGSNVTSPRDWSA